A single window of Sphingobium sp. SCG-1 DNA harbors:
- a CDS encoding class I SAM-dependent methyltransferase, whose translation MATVHLKKLRKAHGPVARLLNKTRPLATFFGQFVKHPAMIGSIIPSSPSLVASMLKTVDWSSTRLFVEYGPGVGTFTRTILEKMRSDALLIAIDINTDFVRYLSADIADHRFRAVHGSAVDVRRIISEHGFSEADYILSGLPFSTLPAGVGDAITTETHAALRPGGSFLVYQYSGFVQRFLVPNFADVETDVEWFNIPPCRLFRAKKAESLAQAA comes from the coding sequence ATGGCGACCGTACACCTCAAGAAACTTCGCAAGGCCCACGGCCCGGTGGCCCGGTTGCTGAACAAGACACGGCCCTTGGCCACGTTCTTCGGCCAATTTGTGAAGCATCCCGCGATGATCGGGTCGATCATCCCCTCCTCGCCTTCCCTCGTCGCTTCGATGTTGAAAACCGTTGACTGGTCCAGCACCAGACTGTTTGTCGAATATGGTCCTGGCGTCGGCACCTTCACTCGCACGATACTGGAGAAGATGCGCTCCGATGCGCTTCTGATAGCGATCGACATCAACACTGATTTCGTCCGGTATCTAAGCGCTGACATCGCGGATCACCGTTTCCGAGCCGTCCATGGATCAGCCGTCGACGTGCGCCGGATCATTTCTGAGCATGGGTTTTCCGAAGCCGATTACATCTTGTCTGGCCTGCCATTTTCCACTCTCCCCGCTGGCGTCGGAGACGCCATTACGACGGAGACTCATGCAGCGTTGCGACCCGGTGGGTCATTTTTGGTCTATCAATATTCAGGGTTCGTGCAGAGGTTTCTTGTGCCCAATTTCGCGGACGTCGAAACGGACGTGGAATGGTTCAACATTCCCCCTTGTCGGTTGTTCCGGGCAAAAAAGGCGGAGTCTCTCGCGCAAGCAGCATGA
- the fahA gene encoding fumarylacetoacetase codes for MRIGIDETHDPARTSWVVSANGHGDFPIQNLPLGVFSPDEGEPRIGAAIGDDILDLRALADEGLMPEATKKALYSRTLNALFALPGDARNDLRKQLSALLSDEAHRRAVTPMLYRAEACVMYLPAVIGDYTDFYVGIHHANNVGRLFRPDNPLLPNYKHVPIGYHGRASSVRPSGVPVIRPRGQRKPPDAENPVYAATERLDYELELGIWIGAGNELGDPIAISEAGRHIAGFCLLNDWSARDFQAWEYQPLGPFLAKNFHSTVSPWVITAEALAPFRTAQPQRTNGDPVPLPYLWNDKDQASGGLGIELSVSLSSAAMRKADLPAFLLGKGPASNMYWTAAQIVTHHASNGCNLQPGDLLGTGTISTPDDSGLGSLLELSRGGSQPVELPNGETRTFLVDGDHVIMKANAKAEGFVSIGFGSCHAEVLPAHT; via the coding sequence GTGCGCATCGGGATCGACGAGACTCACGATCCTGCAAGAACAAGTTGGGTCGTCAGCGCGAACGGCCACGGCGACTTCCCGATCCAGAACCTGCCCCTTGGCGTATTCAGCCCAGACGAAGGGGAACCCCGGATCGGCGCAGCAATTGGAGACGACATCCTGGACTTGCGCGCGCTTGCCGATGAGGGGTTAATGCCGGAAGCCACGAAGAAAGCGCTATACAGCCGGACGCTGAATGCACTTTTCGCCTTGCCGGGGGACGCGCGTAATGATCTTCGGAAGCAACTGAGCGCATTGTTGTCCGACGAAGCCCACCGCCGTGCTGTAACGCCGATGCTTTATCGTGCTGAGGCATGCGTGATGTACCTGCCTGCCGTTATCGGTGACTACACTGATTTCTACGTCGGCATCCATCATGCGAACAATGTGGGCAGGCTATTCCGCCCGGACAATCCATTACTGCCTAATTACAAGCATGTGCCTATTGGCTATCATGGACGCGCATCGTCGGTTCGCCCTTCTGGCGTGCCGGTGATAAGGCCGAGGGGGCAGCGCAAACCTCCGGACGCAGAGAACCCCGTCTATGCCGCCACAGAACGCCTGGATTATGAGCTGGAACTCGGCATCTGGATTGGCGCGGGGAACGAGCTGGGTGATCCCATCGCAATATCGGAAGCGGGTCGCCACATCGCTGGTTTCTGTTTGCTCAACGATTGGTCGGCACGTGATTTTCAAGCATGGGAATATCAGCCGCTTGGGCCGTTTCTCGCCAAGAATTTTCACTCCACCGTTTCGCCTTGGGTGATTACAGCAGAAGCTCTGGCGCCTTTCCGGACTGCACAACCTCAGCGAACGAACGGTGATCCTGTGCCACTGCCTTATCTTTGGAATGACAAAGATCAGGCGTCGGGGGGGCTGGGAATCGAGTTGTCGGTCTCGCTATCTTCAGCCGCGATGCGCAAAGCCGACCTGCCCGCCTTCCTTCTGGGGAAAGGGCCAGCCTCCAATATGTACTGGACTGCGGCGCAGATTGTAACTCATCACGCGTCCAACGGATGCAATCTCCAGCCCGGTGACCTATTAGGCACGGGAACCATCTCTACACCTGATGATAGCGGCTTGGGCAGTCTTTTGGAGCTTAGCCGCGGTGGTAGCCAGCCAGTCGAGCTGCCCAATGGAGAGACACGAACATTCCTGGTGGACGGCGACCATGTAATCATGAAAGCCAACGCCAAGGCTGAGGGGTTTGTCTCCATCGGCTTCGGCTCATGCCATGCAGAGGTCTTGCCCGCGCACACGTGA
- a CDS encoding SapC family protein: MASAPSNALPVFYNDLIPLNSQDHADFRFRASDSAPFLTNQHAVPLTVDEFISAQRFVPIIFSSGDNAVPLALMGLNEGINTFLDDEGKLRGPVYVPAYVRRYPWMLAKLRPDSDELSLCFDPTSPTIGLFDEGEALLQDGKPTEITTNILKFCEDFEQAAARTGQFMADLKSMDLLMEGEVSIQTPGNEQPFVYRGFQMVNEEKLRDMRGDQLRKITQNGMLPLIHAHLFSLQLMREIFQQQIEQGKMPSVPNT, translated from the coding sequence ATGGCCTCTGCGCCGAGCAACGCACTGCCCGTTTTCTACAACGACCTTATCCCGCTCAACAGCCAGGATCATGCGGACTTCCGTTTCCGAGCATCCGATTCGGCACCCTTCCTGACGAACCAGCATGCCGTGCCGCTGACGGTAGACGAATTCATTAGCGCCCAGCGGTTCGTGCCTATCATCTTTTCATCGGGCGACAACGCTGTGCCGCTGGCGCTGATGGGCCTCAACGAGGGCATCAACACGTTCCTTGATGATGAAGGCAAACTGCGCGGGCCGGTCTATGTTCCCGCCTACGTCCGTCGCTATCCCTGGATGCTTGCGAAGCTTCGTCCGGACAGCGACGAGCTTTCGCTCTGCTTCGATCCGACCAGCCCCACGATTGGCCTGTTCGATGAAGGCGAAGCACTTCTTCAGGACGGCAAGCCGACCGAGATCACCACGAATATTCTGAAGTTCTGTGAGGATTTCGAGCAGGCAGCAGCGCGCACTGGGCAATTCATGGCAGACCTGAAATCCATGGACCTGCTGATGGAAGGCGAAGTATCGATCCAGACGCCCGGAAACGAGCAGCCATTCGTGTATCGCGGTTTCCAGATGGTGAACGAAGAAAAGCTGCGTGACATGCGCGGGGATCAACTTCGCAAGATTACACAGAACGGCATGCTGCCGCTCATTCACGCGCACCTGTTTTCGCTGCAATTGATGCGGGAAATTTTCCAGCAGCAGATAGAACAGGGGAAAATGCCTTCCGTTCCGAACACGTAA
- a CDS encoding ABC transporter permease: MIHFSFNAVRAIYTFELARFGRTILTSLATPVITTSLYFIVFGSAIGSQMKEIDGIAYGAFIVPGLIMLSMFTESIFNASFGIYMPKFTGTIYELLSAPVSALETVIAYVGAAATKSLILGLIIFATAHLFVDLPIAHPIWMFGFMALIAVTFCLFGFILGIWAQSFEQLQVIPLLVVTPMTFLGGAFYSIHMLPEPWRTITLFNPIVYLISGFRWTFFDKGDVSIGWSATIIAAMLLLCLGIISWMFSTGYRLKK, encoded by the coding sequence GTGATTCATTTCAGTTTCAACGCCGTGCGCGCCATCTACACCTTCGAGTTGGCGCGCTTTGGCCGCACGATCCTCACCAGCCTCGCTACGCCGGTCATCACGACATCGCTCTACTTCATCGTGTTCGGTTCGGCGATCGGCAGTCAGATGAAGGAGATAGATGGCATCGCCTACGGCGCGTTCATCGTGCCGGGCCTCATCATGCTCTCGATGTTCACTGAAAGCATCTTCAACGCGAGCTTCGGCATCTACATGCCGAAGTTCACCGGGACGATCTACGAACTGCTGTCCGCGCCTGTGTCCGCGCTGGAAACAGTCATTGCCTATGTCGGAGCCGCTGCCACCAAGTCGTTGATCCTTGGCCTCATCATATTCGCCACGGCGCATCTCTTCGTGGATCTACCCATCGCCCATCCCATCTGGATGTTCGGCTTCATGGCCCTGATCGCCGTTACCTTCTGCCTGTTCGGCTTCATCCTGGGCATATGGGCGCAGAGTTTCGAGCAGTTGCAGGTGATCCCGCTGCTGGTCGTCACGCCTATGACGTTCCTGGGCGGCGCATTCTATTCGATCCACATGCTGCCTGAGCCGTGGCGGACGATCACGCTGTTCAACCCAATCGTCTATCTCATCAGCGGGTTCCGCTGGACGTTCTTCGACAAGGGTGACGTGAGCATCGGCTGGAGCGCCACAATCATAGCAGCGATGCTGCTGCTGTGCCTAGGTATCATAAGCTGGATGTTCAGCACGGGCTATCGACTTAAAAAATAA
- a CDS encoding ABC transporter ATP-binding protein, with amino-acid sequence MASIITISGLTKRYASGHVALHSVDLDIQEGEIFALLGPNGAGKTTLISIICGNVNPSEGTVLVAGHDIVRDYRGSRSAIGLVPQELFTDQFEKVISTVRFSRGLFGKPRDDALIEKILRDLSLWEKRDAKIMELSGGMKRRVMIAKALSHEPRVLFLDEPTAGVDVELRRDMWALVRKLRETGVTIILTTHYIEEAEEMADRVGVINRGQLILVEDKTTLMHKLGKKTLTVKLAEPIAAIPAELADWDVSLKGEGHEIEYIFDTHAERTGVASLLRRLGDLGVAYKDLDTRQSSLEDIFVSLVHAPAEGASA; translated from the coding sequence ATGGCATCCATCATCACTATTTCGGGCCTGACGAAACGCTATGCGTCGGGCCATGTCGCCCTGCACAGCGTCGATCTCGACATACAGGAAGGGGAAATCTTTGCGCTGCTCGGGCCGAACGGCGCGGGCAAGACGACGCTAATTTCGATTATCTGCGGCAATGTGAACCCGAGCGAAGGCACAGTGCTCGTGGCGGGTCACGACATCGTGCGGGATTACCGGGGATCGCGCTCCGCGATCGGCTTGGTGCCGCAAGAGCTTTTCACCGATCAGTTTGAAAAAGTCATCTCCACCGTCCGGTTTAGCCGCGGCTTGTTCGGCAAACCGCGCGATGACGCGCTGATCGAGAAAATTCTGCGCGACCTTTCCCTCTGGGAAAAACGCGACGCCAAAATCATGGAACTCTCCGGCGGCATGAAGCGCCGCGTGATGATTGCAAAAGCACTGAGCCATGAGCCGCGCGTGCTGTTCCTTGACGAACCTACGGCAGGCGTCGATGTCGAACTGCGCCGCGACATGTGGGCGCTGGTGCGCAAGCTGCGGGAGACCGGCGTCACGATCATCCTCACCACACATTACATCGAGGAAGCCGAGGAAATGGCCGATCGCGTCGGCGTCATCAATCGTGGGCAATTGATCCTTGTCGAGGATAAAACGACGCTGATGCACAAGCTCGGTAAGAAGACGCTGACCGTGAAGCTGGCGGAGCCGATCGCCGCAATCCCGGCGGAACTCGCCGATTGGGATGTTTCGCTGAAAGGGGAGGGACACGAGATCGAATATATCTTCGACACCCATGCGGAGCGCACTGGTGTCGCGTCGTTGCTGCGGCGGCTCGGTGATCTTGGCGTTGCTTACAAGGACCTCGATACGCGGCAGAGCAGCCTGGAGGATATCTTCGTCAGTCTTGTCCATGCCCCTGCAGAGGGAGCCTCCGCGTGA
- a CDS encoding energy transducer TonB: MAYADHSEGSSRTISIVIVALIHAVLGYAFVSGLGMQYVKKAAEQLNVIDVKEEPPPPDEEPPPPPPDQPIEPPPVVSPPPIVQTPAPAPPIQTVRTPPPVFNPVPVAAPPPPPPPAPKVAASRAAPRGSPGSWVTDADYPSRAQREERSGTTGFKLDIGPDGRVTNCTVTSSSGSPDLDAETCRLLPRRARFKPAVGADGQPMADSFSSRIVWKLPQ; the protein is encoded by the coding sequence ATGGCTTATGCTGACCACTCAGAGGGTTCGAGTCGCACGATATCGATCGTCATCGTTGCCCTGATTCATGCTGTTCTCGGTTATGCATTCGTCTCTGGTCTTGGCATGCAATATGTCAAAAAGGCGGCGGAGCAGCTGAACGTCATAGACGTCAAGGAAGAGCCACCGCCACCAGATGAGGAACCGCCGCCACCGCCGCCAGATCAGCCGATCGAGCCGCCGCCGGTAGTCTCGCCGCCGCCGATCGTCCAAACGCCTGCGCCTGCGCCGCCGATCCAGACGGTTCGCACGCCTCCGCCGGTGTTCAATCCCGTTCCGGTTGCGGCGCCTCCGCCGCCTCCGCCGCCAGCTCCAAAGGTAGCGGCAAGTCGGGCCGCGCCACGCGGATCTCCGGGCAGCTGGGTCACCGACGCTGACTATCCCAGCCGTGCACAGCGCGAAGAGCGTTCGGGTACGACCGGGTTCAAGCTGGACATCGGCCCCGATGGCCGGGTGACCAACTGCACGGTGACCTCATCGAGCGGTAGCCCCGATCTCGACGCGGAAACGTGCCGTCTTTTGCCTCGCCGCGCACGCTTCAAGCCTGCGGTCGGTGCGGATGGTCAGCCGATGGCGGACAGCTTCAGCAGCCGCATCGTGTGGAAACTGCCGCAGTGA
- a CDS encoding MotA/TolQ/ExbB proton channel family protein encodes MLMSIAAAAAPKAANPYGLMEALEQGGVIAWTVFIILVGMSVGTFFILFTKLIEQQKVINQYKKVRQVFWRSANLREGSAKLEKNSAYKQLVDDGIAAQEQHGKLTDPVEAHDWLHGSLARSENAINWKLGSGLAFLATVGSTSPFVGLFGTVIGIYRALIKIGASGQASIDAVAGPVGEALIMTALGLVVAVPAVLAYNFLQRRNKAIAEDLSSFSTDLLGYMVSNGAVKPVVTTGAAAPVTKPVAATPTKA; translated from the coding sequence ATGTTGATGTCTATCGCAGCCGCCGCAGCCCCCAAGGCGGCAAACCCATATGGCCTGATGGAAGCGCTCGAGCAGGGCGGTGTCATCGCCTGGACCGTTTTCATCATTCTGGTCGGCATGTCTGTCGGCACGTTCTTCATCCTGTTCACCAAGCTGATCGAACAGCAGAAGGTGATCAACCAGTACAAGAAGGTCCGTCAGGTGTTCTGGCGTTCGGCCAACCTGCGTGAAGGCTCCGCCAAGCTGGAGAAGAACTCGGCTTACAAGCAGCTCGTCGACGACGGCATTGCCGCTCAGGAACAGCATGGCAAACTGACCGATCCGGTCGAAGCGCATGACTGGCTGCACGGTTCGCTCGCCCGTTCGGAAAACGCCATCAACTGGAAGCTGGGCAGCGGCCTTGCGTTCCTCGCGACCGTTGGTTCGACCTCGCCGTTCGTCGGTCTGTTCGGTACGGTTATTGGTATCTACCGCGCTCTGATCAAGATCGGTGCTTCGGGTCAGGCATCGATCGACGCCGTTGCCGGTCCAGTCGGTGAAGCGCTCATCATGACCGCCCTTGGTCTGGTCGTCGCGGTTCCCGCCGTGCTTGCATACAACTTCCTGCAGCGCCGTAACAAGGCGATCGCGGAGGATCTCAGCTCCTTCTCGACCGACCTGCTCGGCTACATGGTGTCGAACGGCGCCGTGAAGCCGGTGGTTACGACTGGTGCCGCTGCTCCGGTTACGAAGCCGGTTGCTGCAACGCCCACCAAGGCCTGA
- a CDS encoding ExbD/TolR family protein — translation MAMSVGPGGEDQPINTINTTPLVDVMLVLLIIFLIAVPVVIQTVDLELPKVAFEPTTTKPENVSLSITTAADGACEVYWNMTKVDSTDLLNRAVAKLEADIKKVGGIENMTPEDLPEVHIRGDINTPYRCIGGTIYTMQRAGFPKVGFISEPDPASLNIQRL, via the coding sequence ATGGCAATGAGTGTTGGACCCGGCGGCGAAGACCAGCCGATTAACACGATCAACACGACGCCGCTCGTTGACGTCATGCTCGTGCTGCTCATCATCTTCTTGATCGCCGTTCCTGTCGTCATTCAGACCGTCGATCTTGAACTGCCCAAGGTGGCGTTCGAGCCGACGACGACGAAGCCGGAGAATGTGTCGCTGTCCATCACGACCGCTGCCGACGGGGCATGCGAAGTGTACTGGAACATGACCAAGGTTGATTCGACGGACCTGCTGAATCGCGCAGTTGCGAAGCTTGAAGCCGATATCAAAAAGGTTGGCGGCATCGAGAACATGACGCCAGAGGATTTGCCCGAAGTGCATATCCGCGGCGACATCAATACGCCTTACCGGTGCATCGGCGGCACGATCTACACCATGCAGCGTGCTGGCTTTCCGAAGGTCGGCTTCATCTCCGAACCCGATCCGGCTTCGCTCAACATCCAGCGTCTCTGA
- a CDS encoding ExbD/TolR family protein → MAMAAASEDGEPMMEMNTTPLIDVMLVLLIMFIITIPIQTHAVKIDLPQNAPPTDSVVDPVKNKVAIDAAGTITWNGAPIDLLTLRLYLKQSLALPVEPELQFQPDAQTRYVVVDQVLAEIKRANVTKLGFVGNEQYGSF, encoded by the coding sequence ATGGCAATGGCTGCTGCCTCTGAAGATGGCGAGCCGATGATGGAGATGAACACGACGCCGTTGATCGACGTCATGCTCGTGCTCCTCATCATGTTCATCATCACCATCCCGATCCAAACCCACGCGGTGAAGATCGATCTGCCGCAGAACGCGCCGCCGACGGACAGCGTCGTTGACCCGGTCAAGAACAAGGTGGCTATCGATGCCGCCGGAACGATCACCTGGAACGGTGCACCGATCGATCTGCTGACCCTGCGCCTCTACCTCAAGCAGTCGCTAGCTTTGCCGGTAGAGCCTGAGTTGCAGTTTCAGCCGGACGCACAGACCCGCTATGTCGTGGTCGATCAGGTTCTGGCCGAGATCAAGCGCGCGAACGTGACGAAGCTCGGTTTTGTCGGTAACGAACAATACGGATCGTTCTGA
- a CDS encoding homoserine dehydrogenase, translating into MNTADQRPDQKPLRVAVVGLGTVGGGVLRLLETNGALIARRSGRPIQIVAISARDRSKDRGIDLSAYEWVDDMTSLAQRDDVDAVVELIGGSDGPALTLARQCLAAGKPFVTANKAMIAHHGLALASAAEAAGVALKYEAAVAGGIPVIKGLREGAAANEIGRVYGILNGTCNYILTTMEKAQEAGHPRDFSEVLKDAQSLGYAEADPSFDIDGVDAAHKLSILSSLAFGTRLNFEDVDITGIRHVIAADIAEAAVLGYRIRLVGMAENSVDGLFQRVHPMLVPLNHPLAHVDGSLNAVVAEGNFVGRLFFQGAGAGDGPTASAVVADLIDVARDEYGDAFAMPVASLVAQSKADTGARIGRSYLRFQVADRPGVLAEIAAATRDAGVSIESMIQRGTASSNASSKDGVLVAIVTHEGAERCVADTLARLAGSDSLLDQPMVMHILD; encoded by the coding sequence ATGAACACAGCGGATCAGCGGCCGGATCAGAAGCCCCTGCGGGTCGCCGTCGTGGGTCTTGGAACGGTGGGCGGCGGCGTGCTTCGCCTGCTAGAGACTAATGGCGCACTAATTGCACGGCGCTCAGGACGCCCGATCCAGATCGTAGCCATTTCCGCGCGCGACCGCTCGAAAGATCGCGGCATCGACCTTTCGGCTTATGAATGGGTCGATGATATGACGAGCCTTGCCCAGCGTGATGACGTCGACGCAGTGGTGGAGTTGATCGGCGGTTCCGATGGCCCAGCCTTGACATTAGCCCGCCAGTGCCTTGCGGCGGGCAAACCATTCGTGACAGCTAACAAAGCGATGATTGCACATCACGGTCTTGCCCTCGCAAGCGCGGCAGAGGCTGCGGGCGTTGCGCTCAAGTACGAGGCCGCAGTTGCTGGCGGCATTCCGGTCATCAAGGGGCTGCGCGAAGGCGCCGCGGCCAATGAAATCGGGCGCGTCTATGGCATATTGAACGGCACCTGCAATTACATCCTCACAACCATGGAGAAGGCGCAGGAGGCGGGACACCCGCGCGACTTCTCCGAAGTCCTCAAAGATGCCCAGTCCCTTGGCTACGCAGAAGCCGATCCCAGCTTTGACATCGACGGCGTAGATGCGGCGCATAAGCTTTCGATCCTTTCGAGCCTGGCGTTCGGTACAAGGCTGAACTTCGAAGATGTGGACATCACTGGTATCCGCCACGTCATCGCGGCCGACATCGCCGAAGCGGCAGTGCTGGGCTATCGTATCCGCCTCGTCGGCATGGCGGAGAACAGTGTAGACGGCCTGTTCCAGCGCGTTCATCCGATGCTGGTGCCGCTCAATCATCCCCTCGCACATGTTGACGGTTCGCTTAATGCTGTGGTGGCCGAAGGCAATTTCGTTGGACGGCTGTTCTTTCAGGGTGCGGGCGCAGGAGACGGACCTACGGCTTCTGCCGTGGTGGCGGACCTCATCGACGTGGCGCGCGATGAATATGGCGATGCCTTCGCCATGCCCGTCGCATCGCTTGTGGCGCAGAGCAAAGCCGACACCGGGGCGCGTATCGGACGCAGTTATTTGCGGTTCCAGGTAGCTGACCGTCCCGGCGTTCTCGCTGAAATCGCCGCAGCGACGCGCGACGCGGGCGTATCGATTGAGAGTATGATCCAGCGGGGAACGGCCTCCTCTAACGCATCGAGCAAGGACGGCGTGCTGGTAGCCATCGTGACGCATGAGGGCGCGGAACGCTGCGTCGCTGACACCTTGGCCCGCCTCGCCGGATCGGACAGCTTGCTCGATCAGCCGATGGTCATGCACATTCTAGACTAA
- a CDS encoding PilZ domain-containing protein produces MSARQNIKSGYERTDTRHHVQIGVKLRRPGESWFSSRISDLSATGFRVQTFVKLKPGMDIWIMLPGFEGRRAEVMWVRDHEAGCNFERPLHPAIFDHIVKITTDALGLKPL; encoded by the coding sequence ATGAGCGCCAGGCAAAACATCAAGTCGGGATATGAGCGGACGGACACCCGTCACCATGTGCAGATTGGCGTCAAGTTGCGCCGACCCGGAGAAAGCTGGTTTTCGAGCCGCATTTCTGATCTGTCGGCGACGGGGTTTCGCGTGCAGACCTTTGTCAAGTTGAAGCCCGGCATGGACATCTGGATCATGTTGCCGGGTTTCGAAGGCCGCCGTGCCGAAGTCATGTGGGTGCGTGACCATGAAGCGGGGTGCAATTTCGAGCGCCCCCTGCATCCCGCCATCTTCGATCATATCGTGAAGATCACGACAGACGCGCTGGGCCTGAAGCCGCTTTAG
- the glpX gene encoding class II fructose-bisphosphatase, translating into MMQASSILDRVLVLEMVRVTEAAAIAASKLIGRGDEKAADAAAVEAMRIAFNDLYMDGTVVIGEGERDEAPMLYIGEKVGNAIGTGPKIDIALDPLEGTTITAKAGPNALAVLAISEEGGLLNAPDVYMEKLAVGPGYPENIIDLNKSVKENVEAVAAHKGVAPGDIIVCVLDRPRHEKLIGELRTIGCGIMLIPDGDVAGVIATTNPETTIDMYMGSGGAPEGVLACAALRCVGGQFKGRLLFRNEDEKQRAYKWGITDLDKVYDLKELAIGDCIFAATGVTDGSLLAGVKRLPGGKMTTESVVMRASSGTVRWVKGEHRSA; encoded by the coding sequence ATTATGCAGGCGAGTTCGATCCTGGATCGCGTATTGGTGCTTGAAATGGTGCGTGTCACCGAAGCTGCGGCTATCGCCGCGTCCAAGCTGATCGGCCGTGGCGACGAGAAAGCCGCAGACGCCGCCGCCGTCGAAGCCATGCGAATCGCTTTCAACGACCTCTACATGGACGGCACCGTCGTCATCGGCGAAGGCGAGCGCGACGAAGCGCCGATGCTCTACATTGGCGAGAAGGTCGGCAACGCCATTGGCACCGGGCCGAAGATCGACATCGCGCTCGATCCGCTGGAAGGCACGACGATCACGGCGAAGGCTGGCCCCAATGCGTTGGCGGTGCTGGCGATCTCCGAAGAAGGCGGCCTGCTTAACGCGCCGGACGTCTACATGGAGAAGCTGGCGGTTGGCCCCGGTTATCCTGAGAACATCATCGACCTCAACAAGTCGGTGAAGGAAAATGTCGAAGCGGTAGCGGCGCACAAGGGCGTGGCACCGGGCGATATCATCGTGTGCGTCCTGGATCGCCCGCGTCATGAAAAGCTGATCGGCGAGTTGCGCACCATCGGTTGCGGCATCATGTTGATCCCAGACGGCGACGTGGCTGGCGTGATCGCGACGACGAACCCCGAAACGACGATTGACATGTATATGGGATCTGGCGGCGCTCCCGAGGGCGTGCTGGCTTGTGCAGCCCTCCGCTGTGTGGGCGGCCAATTCAAGGGCCGCTTGCTGTTCCGTAACGAGGACGAAAAGCAGCGCGCTTACAAATGGGGCATCACCGATCTCGACAAGGTCTATGATCTCAAGGAACTGGCGATCGGCGACTGCATCTTTGCAGCGACCGGCGTGACCGATGGGTCACTGCTTGCGGGCGTGAAGCGCCTGCCCGGCGGCAAGATGACGACCGAGAGCGTCGTGATGCGCGCCAGCTCCGGCACGGTCCGCTGGGTGAAGGGTGAGCATCGCTCAGCCTGA
- the hppD gene encoding 4-hydroxyphenylpyruvate dioxygenase — MTDAHDNPLGLDGFEFVEFTSPEPQALADLFVAMGFTHLANHRSKNVRRYAQGDINFILNMETVGQAAEFRNAHGPSANAMAFRVHDARAAFEEAVKRGATPVTGPVGPMELNIPAIEGIGGSNLYLVDRYGAQEIYDVDFVLLPGAERNGHDAGLHTLDHLTHNVNRGRMNHWAQFYERIFSFREIRYFDIEGQATALLSRAMTAPDDKIRIPLNESQDEHSQIEEFLREYKGEGIQHLALATDDIFATVDKLRAKGVRFQDSPDSYFDMIDARLPGHGHDIEEMRRRRILIDGAPETGGGLLLQIFTENMVGPIFFEIIQRKGNDGFGEGNFKALFESIELDQIRRGVVNVGA; from the coding sequence ATGACTGATGCGCATGACAATCCCTTGGGACTGGATGGCTTCGAATTTGTGGAATTCACAAGCCCTGAGCCGCAGGCATTAGCCGACCTGTTCGTCGCCATGGGTTTTACGCATCTTGCCAATCACCGGTCGAAAAATGTTCGTCGCTATGCGCAAGGTGACATCAACTTCATACTCAACATGGAAACTGTGGGTCAGGCGGCGGAGTTCCGCAACGCCCATGGACCATCCGCCAACGCAATGGCGTTCCGCGTACACGATGCCCGCGCCGCCTTTGAGGAGGCGGTCAAGCGCGGCGCAACGCCGGTCACGGGACCGGTGGGACCAATGGAACTCAACATCCCGGCTATAGAAGGCATCGGCGGGTCCAATCTCTATCTGGTGGATCGCTACGGCGCGCAGGAAATCTATGATGTCGATTTCGTCCTGCTGCCGGGCGCTGAGCGCAACGGGCATGACGCCGGGCTACACACGCTGGATCACCTCACGCACAACGTCAACCGCGGCCGCATGAACCACTGGGCGCAATTTTACGAACGGATCTTCAGCTTCCGCGAGATTCGGTATTTCGACATCGAAGGACAAGCCACGGCTCTCCTCAGCCGCGCTATGACAGCCCCGGATGACAAAATCCGCATTCCGCTCAACGAAAGCCAGGATGAGCATAGCCAGATCGAAGAATTTTTGCGCGAGTATAAAGGCGAAGGCATTCAGCATCTCGCTCTCGCTACGGACGATATCTTCGCGACGGTGGACAAACTGCGCGCTAAGGGCGTGCGGTTTCAGGACAGTCCCGACAGTTATTTCGACATGATCGACGCACGCCTGCCGGGGCACGGACATGACATCGAAGAAATGCGCAGGCGCCGTATCTTGATTGATGGCGCGCCGGAAACCGGGGGCGGACTGCTGTTGCAGATATTCACCGAGAATATGGTGGGGCCGATCTTCTTCGAGATTATTCAGCGCAAGGGCAATGATGGCTTTGGCGAAGGCAACTTCAAGGCTCTGTTCGAATCCATCGAGTTGGACCAGATTCGCCGCGGAGTAGTCAACGTTGGAGCGTAA